The following coding sequences are from one Armatimonadota bacterium window:
- the groL gene encoding chaperonin GroEL (60 kDa chaperone family; promotes refolding of misfolded polypeptides especially under stressful conditions; forms two stacked rings of heptamers to form a barrel-shaped 14mer; ends can be capped by GroES; misfolded proteins enter the barrel where they are refolded when GroES binds): MERGVNKLADAVRITLGPKGRNVVLEKKFGSPTITHDGVTVAKEIELEDPFENAGAQLVREVATKTEDVAGDGTTTATILAQAMIRDGLKMVAAGANPMALKRGIDRATQRVVEHIKAVAKPLETKEEIAYVASISANDPAIGRLIADAMDKVGKDGVITVEESKGIETTVEVVEGMMFDKGYISPYFITDPEKMEAVLEEPLILITDKKVSAVKDLLPVLEKVVQVGKPLLIIAEDVEGEALATLVVNKLRGTLSAVAVKAPAFGDRRKAILQDIAILTGGQVVSEEVGMKLENVDVKHLGRARQVKVRKEETIIVGGAGSQQEIQKRIQQIRKQIEETESDYDREKLQERLGKLSGGVAVIKVGAPSEAELKYRKTRTEDALRATRSAAEEGIVPGGGTVLVTAAAALEKLELQGDEATGANIVRRALDEPARQLAVNAGQEGSIIVEQTRQQPPGFGYDVLSGTFVDMMKAGIVDPAKVVRTALQNAASIAGLLLTTEAMVVEKPEEEKETPTPPTPPM; the protein is encoded by the coding sequence ATGGAGCGCGGGGTGAACAAGCTGGCCGACGCTGTGCGCATCACCCTGGGCCCCAAAGGCCGCAACGTGGTACTGGAGAAGAAATTTGGTTCCCCCACCATCACCCACGATGGTGTGACCGTGGCCAAGGAGATCGAGCTGGAGGATCCATTTGAGAACGCGGGGGCGCAGCTCGTCCGCGAGGTGGCTACCAAGACCGAGGACGTGGCCGGCGACGGCACCACCACCGCCACCATCCTGGCGCAGGCCATGATCCGCGACGGGCTCAAGATGGTAGCCGCGGGGGCCAACCCCATGGCCCTGAAGCGGGGCATCGATCGGGCCACGCAGCGTGTGGTGGAGCACATCAAGGCGGTGGCCAAGCCACTGGAGACCAAGGAGGAGATCGCCTACGTGGCCAGCATCTCCGCCAACGATCCCGCCATCGGCCGGCTCATCGCCGACGCCATGGACAAGGTAGGCAAGGACGGCGTCATCACCGTGGAGGAGTCCAAGGGGATTGAGACCACCGTGGAGGTGGTCGAGGGGATGATGTTCGACAAGGGATACATCTCCCCGTACTTCATCACCGACCCCGAGAAGATGGAGGCGGTGCTGGAGGAGCCTCTCATCCTCATCACCGACAAGAAGGTCAGCGCCGTGAAGGACCTGCTCCCCGTGCTGGAAAAGGTGGTGCAGGTGGGCAAACCGCTGCTGATCATCGCCGAGGACGTGGAGGGCGAAGCTCTGGCTACCCTGGTGGTGAACAAGCTGCGCGGTACGCTCTCTGCCGTGGCCGTCAAGGCTCCTGCTTTCGGCGATCGGCGCAAGGCCATTCTGCAGGACATCGCCATCCTCACCGGCGGCCAGGTGGTCAGCGAAGAGGTGGGGATGAAGCTGGAGAACGTGGACGTCAAGCACCTGGGGCGGGCCCGCCAGGTGAAGGTGCGCAAGGAGGAGACCATCATTGTCGGCGGCGCCGGCAGCCAGCAGGAGATCCAGAAGCGCATCCAGCAGATCCGCAAGCAGATCGAGGAGACGGAGTCCGACTACGACCGGGAGAAGCTGCAGGAGCGGCTGGGGAAGCTCTCCGGCGGCGTGGCCGTGATCAAGGTGGGGGCGCCCAGCGAGGCCGAGCTGAAGTACCGCAAGACGCGCACTGAAGACGCGCTGCGGGCGACGCGCTCCGCCGCTGAGGAAGGCATCGTCCCCGGCGGCGGGACGGTCCTGGTCACTGCGGCCGCTGCCCTGGAGAAGCTGGAGCTGCAGGGCGACGAGGCTACGGGCGCCAACATCGTCCGCCGCGCCCTGGACGAGCCGGCCCGCCAGCTGGCGGTCAACGCTGGCCAGGAGGGGTCGATCATCGTGGAGCAGACGCGGCAGCAGCCACCGGGGTTTGGCTACGATGTGCTCTCGGGCACGTTCGTGGACATGATGAAGGCCGGCATCGTCGATCCGGCCAAGGTCGTCCGGACTGCGCTGCAGAACGCAGCCAGCATCGCCGGTCTGCTGCTGACCACCGAGGCGATGGTGGTGGAGAAGCCGGAGGAGGAAAAGGAAACTCCCACTCCGCCCACGCCTCCAATGTAG
- the purD gene encoding phosphoribosylamine--glycine ligase: protein MIVGSGGREHALGWALARSPHRPRLWFAPGNAGTLALGPSVPVDPLDIPALTEAAQGLRADLTVIGPEAPLAAGVVDRFMTAGLPVVGPFRAAARIESSKSFAKEVMASAGIPTPAWRAFDEVGAALAFVRGAGRPLVVKADGLAGGKGVAVCHTSAEAEEAVLRAMMQGAFGAAGRRVVVEERLSGEELSALAVTDGRSVRLLLPARDHKRLLEGDGGPNTGGMGAVAPVALEPSTAQEVTDILERAVSELARRGCPFTGILYAGLMLTTGGPKVLEFNCRFGDPEAQVILPLLATDPVELLLAAVEGTVHRLELRWHTGAAVGIVLAGGRYPEAAERGLPIEGLDRIRPQVVVFHSGTALQTGRVVTAGGRVCTVVARGESVDAARALALAAAEEIRFPGRRYRRDIGLQPRREVGSSAVLPVSGGAPAPGEGPGGGQGARPQVGIVVGSGTDLPLVEEAAAVLRRLGVTFEATVASAHRSPERACRLALEAERRGWRVIIAAAGGAAHLAGNLAAHTVLPVIGVPLQATPLGGLDALLSTVQMPPGVPVATVAIGAWGMHNAALLAAQILAVADQDLRGRLRQEKDRLAEAVEAQDAAGGCGEEVRP, encoded by the coding sequence TTGATCGTCGGCAGCGGAGGGCGGGAGCACGCCCTGGGGTGGGCGCTCGCGCGGTCCCCACACCGTCCGCGCCTCTGGTTCGCACCCGGTAACGCGGGGACCCTGGCCCTTGGACCCTCTGTTCCGGTCGACCCCCTGGACATCCCCGCCCTGACCGAGGCCGCACAAGGCCTTCGTGCCGACCTCACCGTCATCGGCCCGGAGGCACCGCTGGCGGCGGGGGTGGTTGACCGCTTCATGACCGCTGGCCTGCCCGTGGTGGGACCCTTCCGGGCTGCGGCGCGGATCGAGTCCAGCAAGTCCTTCGCCAAGGAGGTCATGGCTTCTGCTGGCATCCCCACGCCCGCCTGGCGGGCGTTCGACGAAGTTGGTGCCGCCCTGGCCTTCGTCCGCGGCGCCGGCCGGCCGCTGGTGGTCAAGGCCGACGGGCTGGCCGGGGGAAAGGGCGTGGCGGTCTGCCACACCTCCGCCGAGGCGGAGGAGGCGGTCCTGCGGGCCATGATGCAGGGGGCGTTCGGCGCGGCGGGGCGCCGGGTGGTCGTCGAGGAACGGCTCAGCGGGGAAGAGCTGAGCGCCCTGGCGGTCACCGACGGCCGGTCCGTGCGGCTGCTGCTGCCCGCGCGTGACCACAAGCGGTTGCTGGAGGGCGACGGGGGGCCCAACACGGGCGGCATGGGGGCGGTGGCACCCGTCGCTCTGGAGCCATCTACTGCGCAGGAAGTCACAGACATTCTGGAGCGCGCTGTTTCTGAGCTGGCCCGCCGGGGGTGCCCGTTCACCGGCATCCTGTATGCAGGTCTGATGCTCACCACAGGCGGGCCGAAGGTACTGGAGTTCAACTGCCGTTTCGGCGACCCTGAGGCCCAGGTGATCCTGCCGCTGCTCGCCACCGACCCCGTGGAGCTGCTCCTGGCCGCAGTAGAGGGGACCGTGCACCGGCTGGAGCTGCGCTGGCACACGGGGGCGGCGGTGGGGATCGTCCTGGCAGGCGGTCGCTACCCGGAGGCGGCGGAGCGCGGTCTGCCCATCGAGGGGCTGGACCGGATCCGGCCGCAGGTCGTCGTCTTCCACAGCGGCACCGCGCTGCAGACCGGCCGCGTGGTCACCGCGGGAGGGCGGGTATGCACGGTGGTGGCGCGGGGGGAGTCCGTCGACGCCGCCCGCGCCCTGGCCCTGGCGGCTGCGGAGGAGATCCGCTTTCCCGGCCGGCGGTACCGCCGCGACATCGGCCTGCAGCCCCGTCGGGAGGTCGGCTCCTCCGCCGTGCTGCCGGTGAGCGGCGGCGCGCCCGCTCCCGGTGAGGGTCCCGGCGGGGGGCAGGGAGCCCGGCCGCAGGTGGGCATCGTGGTGGGGAGCGGCACGGACCTGCCGCTGGTGGAAGAGGCGGCGGCAGTCCTGCGGCGGCTGGGCGTGACCTTTGAGGCCACTGTCGCCTCCGCCCACCGCTCGCCAGAACGCGCCTGCCGGCTGGCCCTGGAGGCAGAGAGACGGGGGTGGCGAGTGATCATCGCCGCCGCGGGGGGAGCCGCGCACCTGGCCGGGAACCTGGCAGCGCACACCGTGCTGCCGGTGATCGGCGTCCCGCTGCAGGCGACGCCCCTGGGCGGTCTGGATGCGCTGCTCTCGACGGTGCAGATGCCCCCCGGGGTCCCGGTGGCCACGGTGGCCATCGGCGCATGGGGAATGCACAACGCGGCCCTGCTGGCGGCGCAGATCCTGGCGGTAGCGGATCAGGACCTGCGGGGGCGCCTGCGCCAGGAGAAGGACCGGCTGGCAGAGGCGGTGGAAGCGCAGGACGCGGCGGGCGGCTGCGGTGAGGAGGTGCGGCCGTGA
- a CDS encoding adenylosuccinate synthase encodes MSATAVVGGHWGDEGKGRVVDALAAEADVVIRFNGGSNAGHTIVTERGTFRLHLVPSGIFHRGVTCLLGPGVAVNPDVLLQEVRDLQARGVDVAGLRISDRAHLVFPHHLVQDELEEEARGPAAHGTTRQGIWPMYADKAARLGVRVADLYVEDYLRGLLDYLGARKRALLRGLYGFTDFDPADLLRRCRVWREQLAPYVVDSHALLQEARRAGQRLLLEGHLGVMRDLDWGLYPYVTSSTCLPGGAAAGAGIPAAEITRVIGVVKAYTTAVGAGPFPTELPDATGDRLRQAGQEYGARTGRPRRCGWFDAVAARFAADVAGFTELAVMKLDVLSGFDRVMVCVAYRDGEQVLTTVPHTPVMARVRPVYEEWPGWSLDEPVRAFEELPPEARRFVERLEVLVGRPVTLVGVGRSRETLLRRAAPTEARRA; translated from the coding sequence GTGAGTGCCACAGCCGTCGTCGGCGGGCACTGGGGGGACGAGGGAAAGGGCCGGGTGGTCGACGCCCTGGCCGCAGAGGCCGACGTGGTCATCCGCTTCAACGGCGGCAGCAACGCCGGGCACACCATCGTCACCGAGCGAGGGACTTTCCGGCTGCACCTGGTCCCTTCGGGGATCTTCCACCGGGGAGTGACCTGTCTGCTCGGTCCGGGGGTGGCCGTCAACCCCGATGTCCTGCTGCAGGAGGTGCGCGACCTGCAGGCCCGGGGGGTGGACGTCGCCGGGCTGCGCATCTCCGACCGGGCGCACCTGGTCTTCCCGCACCACCTGGTGCAGGACGAGCTGGAGGAGGAGGCGCGCGGCCCCGCCGCCCACGGCACCACCCGGCAGGGCATCTGGCCGATGTACGCCGACAAGGCGGCGCGCCTGGGAGTGCGCGTAGCGGACCTCTACGTCGAGGACTACCTCCGCGGCCTCCTGGACTACCTCGGCGCGCGGAAACGGGCACTGCTTCGGGGGCTCTACGGGTTCACCGACTTCGACCCCGCCGACCTGCTCCGCCGCTGCCGGGTGTGGCGGGAGCAGCTCGCCCCCTACGTGGTGGACTCCCACGCCCTCCTCCAGGAGGCACGGCGGGCGGGGCAGCGGCTGCTGCTGGAGGGACACCTGGGGGTGATGCGCGACCTGGACTGGGGGCTGTACCCCTACGTGACCTCGTCGACGTGCCTGCCCGGAGGGGCGGCAGCAGGCGCAGGGATCCCCGCCGCGGAGATCACCCGGGTCATCGGCGTGGTGAAAGCCTACACGACCGCCGTGGGCGCCGGGCCGTTCCCCACGGAGTTGCCTGATGCCACGGGCGACCGGCTGCGCCAGGCGGGGCAGGAGTACGGTGCGCGCACGGGGCGGCCGCGACGCTGCGGGTGGTTCGACGCCGTGGCCGCGCGGTTCGCCGCGGATGTAGCCGGCTTCACCGAGCTGGCCGTGATGAAGCTGGACGTCCTCTCCGGCTTCGACCGGGTGATGGTCTGCGTCGCTTACCGCGACGGGGAGCAGGTGCTGACCACCGTGCCCCACACCCCGGTGATGGCGCGCGTCCGGCCCGTCTACGAGGAGTGGCCGGGGTGGTCGCTGGACGAGCCGGTGCGCGCTTTCGAGGAGCTCCCACCTGAGGCCCGGCGCTTCGTGGAGCGGCTGGAGGTCCTGGTGGGACGCCCGGTAACCCTGGTGGGCGTGGGGCGCAGCCGGGAGACGCTGCTGCGGCGGGCCGCTCCGACGGAGGCAAGACGTGCTTGA
- the purB gene encoding adenylosuccinate lyase has translation MLDRYTTPEMQALWAPENRFALWLEVELLAVEAQASLGQIPAEAAQRLRRQARVGPPERIAEIERAQTSHDVVAFLRSVAEETGEAARFLHRGLGSADVVETAQAVLLVRAADLIDGELQDLAAALADLARRHRETVMAGRTHGILAEPVTLGLKAALWYSEVRRGQQRLRRAREGVRVGKLSGEVGSYAHLDPRVEAHVCAALGLVPAPVASQVLQRDRHAEYLAALAILGGTLERVATDLRTLQRSEIREVEEPFRPGQIGSSAMPHKRNPILCERICGLARILRGCALAAMENQALWGERDISHSSAERLLLPQATALVHYMTRLLAQVIRRLRVYPEIMWRNLWRFGGIVFSHAVLLALLEEGWPREEAYAAVQAAALEALETEGDFRALVAARGLLPAARLERCFDLEPHLRHIPAIIDRVLAGDAAEDLRSVAGR, from the coding sequence GTGCTTGACCGCTACACCACCCCGGAGATGCAGGCGCTGTGGGCGCCGGAGAACCGCTTCGCCCTGTGGTTGGAGGTCGAGCTGCTGGCGGTGGAGGCGCAGGCCTCCCTGGGCCAGATCCCCGCGGAGGCAGCGCAGCGGCTGCGCCGCCAGGCCCGCGTGGGCCCGCCGGAGCGCATCGCTGAGATCGAGCGGGCCCAGACCTCTCACGATGTCGTCGCCTTCCTGCGCTCGGTAGCGGAGGAGACGGGCGAGGCCGCCCGCTTCCTGCACCGCGGGCTGGGCTCCGCCGACGTGGTGGAGACGGCGCAGGCGGTGCTGCTGGTGCGGGCCGCTGACCTGATCGACGGAGAGCTGCAGGACTTAGCCGCCGCCCTGGCCGATCTGGCGCGGCGCCACAGGGAGACGGTGATGGCCGGCCGCACTCACGGCATCCTGGCCGAGCCGGTCACCCTGGGGCTGAAGGCGGCCCTGTGGTACAGCGAGGTGCGGCGAGGGCAGCAGCGGTTGCGCAGGGCGCGCGAGGGCGTGCGGGTGGGCAAGCTTTCCGGGGAGGTGGGCAGCTACGCCCACCTGGACCCCCGGGTGGAGGCGCACGTCTGCGCGGCGCTGGGTCTGGTCCCTGCCCCGGTGGCCTCTCAGGTGCTGCAACGGGACCGCCACGCCGAGTACCTGGCGGCCCTGGCCATCCTGGGCGGCACCCTGGAGCGGGTGGCCACGGACCTTCGCACCCTGCAGCGCAGCGAGATCCGGGAGGTGGAGGAGCCGTTCCGTCCCGGGCAGATCGGCTCCTCGGCCATGCCCCACAAGCGCAACCCCATCCTCTGCGAGCGCATCTGCGGTCTGGCCCGAATACTACGGGGATGTGCGCTGGCCGCCATGGAGAATCAGGCGCTGTGGGGGGAGCGGGACATCTCCCACTCCTCCGCCGAGCGGCTGCTCCTCCCCCAGGCCACCGCGCTGGTCCACTACATGACGCGGCTGCTCGCCCAGGTCATCCGCAGGCTGCGCGTCTATCCGGAGATCATGTGGCGTAACCTCTGGCGCTTTGGCGGGATCGTCTTCAGCCACGCGGTCCTGCTGGCGCTGCTGGAGGAGGGGTGGCCGCGGGAGGAGGCCTACGCCGCGGTTCAGGCCGCGGCCCTGGAGGCGCTGGAGACCGAGGGGGACTTCCGCGCGCTGGTAGCCGCACGCGGACTGCTTCCTGCGGCACGCCTGGAGCGGTGCTTCGACCTGGAACCCCACCTGCGTCACATCCCGGCCATCATCGACCGGGTCCTGGCGGGCGATGCGGCAGAGGACCTGCGGTCGGTTGCGGGGCGATGA
- a CDS encoding phosphoribosylaminoimidazolesuccinocarboxamide synthase yields MRSAALAGTDLPFPMLGRGKVRDVYTLPGERLLLVATDRLSAFDHVLPTPIPGRGRVLTRLSAFWFARTAHLVPNHFLSLDVEGLLGSRDPRLAPLRGRAMVVRRTQRVDVECVVRGYLAGSAWEEYRAGGTVGGLRLPSGLGPGSPLPRPLFTPAAKATAGHDENIPLARAEALLGVALARRLEEISLTLYRYAHDHAAACGLVLADTKFEFGLIPDGTLLLIDEALTPDSSRYWEAEAYRRGSLESFDKQFVRDYLVRIGWNREPPAPALPPKVVAATVERYRQVYRRLVGEALEEEGP; encoded by the coding sequence ATGAGATCCGCGGCGCTGGCTGGCACCGACCTCCCCTTCCCCATGCTGGGACGGGGCAAGGTGCGCGACGTCTACACGCTGCCCGGGGAACGCCTCCTCCTGGTAGCCACGGACCGCCTCTCTGCCTTTGACCACGTGCTGCCCACCCCCATCCCCGGCAGGGGCCGAGTCCTGACCCGGCTCTCCGCCTTCTGGTTCGCACGCACCGCGCACCTGGTACCCAACCACTTTCTCTCCCTGGATGTGGAGGGGCTGCTTGGCTCCCGCGACCCGCGGCTGGCCCCGCTGCGCGGCCGGGCGATGGTGGTGCGGCGGACGCAGCGGGTGGACGTGGAGTGCGTCGTCCGCGGCTACCTGGCGGGGTCCGCCTGGGAGGAGTACCGCGCCGGCGGGACAGTGGGCGGGCTGCGCCTGCCCTCCGGCCTCGGCCCCGGGTCGCCGCTCCCCCGGCCCCTGTTCACCCCCGCCGCCAAGGCCACCGCCGGTCACGACGAGAACATCCCCCTTGCCCGGGCGGAGGCGCTGCTGGGGGTGGCGCTGGCGCGCCGCCTGGAGGAGATCTCCCTGACCCTCTACCGGTACGCGCACGACCACGCGGCCGCGTGCGGCCTGGTCCTGGCAGACACGAAGTTCGAGTTCGGTCTGATCCCCGACGGCACCCTCCTGCTCATCGATGAGGCGCTCACCCCGGACTCCTCCCGATACTGGGAAGCCGAGGCCTACCGCCGGGGCAGCCTCGAGTCCTTCGACAAGCAGTTCGTCCGCGACTACCTGGTCCGAATCGGCTGGAACCGCGAGCCACCCGCGCCGGCACTGCCCCCTAAGGTCGTGGCGGCCACCGTTGAGCGGTACCGCCAGGTCTACCGGCGCCTGGTGGGTGAGGCGCTGGAGGAGGAGGGGCCGTGA
- the purS gene encoding phosphoribosylformylglycinamidine synthase subunit PurS: MRTVRVVITLKPGVLDAPGRAIRQGLAALGFAVEEVRAGKYLELVLPDGPADLEGMCARFLANPLIETWRIEEGEWSGAPGGAAR, translated from the coding sequence GTGAGGACGGTGCGCGTGGTGATCACCCTGAAGCCGGGGGTGCTGGACGCTCCGGGGCGGGCCATCCGCCAGGGGCTGGCGGCGCTGGGTTTTGCCGTGGAGGAGGTGCGCGCGGGGAAGTACCTGGAGCTGGTCCTCCCCGACGGCCCCGCCGACCTGGAGGGGATGTGCGCGCGCTTTCTGGCCAACCCCCTGATCGAGACCTGGCGGATCGAGGAGGGGGAGTGGTCTGGAGCGCCCGGAGGCGCGGCCCGGTGA
- the purQ gene encoding phosphoribosylformylglycinamidine synthase subunit PurQ: MIWGVVAFPGSNCDRDCAHVLRHVLGQDVRQVWYEERALEGLDAVVLPGGFSYGDYLRAGAIAATAPVMTALRAAADRGLPILGICNGFQILTEAGLLPGALLHNRTLRFVCRDVWVRTECVRTPFTRGLRPGQVLRLPVAHAEGRYLAPPPMLRALERKRQVVFRYCDPAGRVRPRANPNGSARAIAAVCNAAGNVVGMMPHPERAAEGVLGSEDGRSLFESALRSLAGE, from the coding sequence GTGATCTGGGGGGTGGTCGCCTTCCCCGGCTCCAACTGCGACCGGGACTGCGCTCACGTGCTGCGCCACGTGCTGGGCCAGGACGTGCGCCAGGTCTGGTACGAGGAGCGGGCCCTGGAGGGGCTGGACGCCGTAGTCCTGCCCGGCGGTTTCTCCTACGGGGACTACCTGCGGGCGGGAGCCATCGCGGCCACCGCGCCTGTGATGACGGCCCTGCGCGCGGCGGCGGACCGCGGCCTGCCGATCCTGGGCATCTGTAACGGGTTCCAGATCCTGACCGAGGCAGGGCTGCTCCCCGGCGCGCTGCTGCACAATCGGACCCTGCGCTTCGTCTGCCGCGACGTGTGGGTGCGCACCGAATGTGTGCGCACACCGTTTACCCGGGGGCTGCGACCGGGCCAGGTGCTGCGCCTGCCGGTGGCGCACGCCGAAGGCCGCTACCTGGCGCCGCCTCCCATGCTACGCGCGCTGGAGCGAAAGAGGCAGGTCGTCTTCCGGTACTGCGACCCCGCCGGCCGGGTCCGCCCACGGGCCAATCCCAACGGGTCGGCCCGGGCCATCGCCGCGGTGTGCAATGCGGCCGGGAACGTGGTGGGGATGATGCCGCATCCGGAGCGGGCTGCAGAAGGGGTGCTGGGCTCGGAGGACGGTCGTTCCCTCTTCGAGTCGGCCCTGCGTTCCCTGGCCGGGGAGTAG
- the purL gene encoding phosphoribosylformylglycinamidine synthase subunit PurL gives MVAASRTEAPVLAEAAARYGLAPLDEAVARVALGRAPNPIEARCLAVMWSEHCAYRHSRQVLRRLPAGGDGVLQGPGENAGVVALGGGWALVWKMESHNHPSAVDPFNGAATGVGGIIRDVLAMGARPVALLDALRFGPLTDACARRLARGVVGGIAAYGNSVGVPTVGGELATDPAYAEAPLVNVACLGLVRTVGIVRGRAAPPGAVLLYAGAPTGRDGIGGAAFASGVLDAAAEVRDRSAVQIGDPFSGKCLIEATRQALATRRVLGLQDMGAGGLACAAGEMAARAGTGVVLDLDRVPLREPNLAAAEVLLSESQERMLLAARPADAPSLAAIYRRWGLEAEVVGHVTADGWFRAQTGGVTVADLPVRLLTAAPERHVVPTPAAVPAPPRVRTVRLEEALLALLAAPEVTSAAPIYEQYDHMVQVRTVVRPGRGAAVLRLPELAPEGLALTVDGCGRWCAVDPYGGGAATVMEAAANLACAGAEPLAVTDCLNFGRPEDPEVFWTFVQAVEGIAAACRALGVPVVGGNVSFYNEGPCGPILPTPVVAMVGRVPEVAAPARVAEGDLLVLLGSAAPGLGGSLYARALWGALAPGFPRPDLDASARTIACVRQAVRRRLAVFAHDVSAGGLAVALAECCLILGRGAEVSLPGPGDAVDLFGEGGTRVVCALAPPHLEPLQALAAACDVPFLRLGRLVGSRLRLAGPGGARVDLSLARLRRAWGALARLL, from the coding sequence GTGGTGGCGGCGTCGCGCACAGAGGCTCCGGTTCTTGCGGAAGCGGCGGCCCGATACGGGCTGGCCCCTCTGGACGAGGCGGTGGCGCGCGTGGCGCTGGGGCGGGCGCCCAACCCCATCGAGGCACGGTGCCTGGCGGTGATGTGGTCCGAGCACTGCGCCTACCGGCACTCCCGCCAGGTCCTGCGCCGGCTGCCTGCAGGCGGGGACGGCGTGCTCCAGGGTCCGGGGGAGAACGCCGGGGTGGTGGCCCTGGGCGGGGGGTGGGCACTTGTCTGGAAGATGGAAAGCCACAACCACCCCAGCGCTGTCGATCCCTTTAACGGGGCGGCCACCGGCGTGGGCGGGATCATCCGCGACGTCCTGGCCATGGGGGCGCGACCGGTGGCGCTGCTGGACGCGCTGCGCTTTGGCCCGCTCACCGATGCCTGCGCCCGCCGCCTCGCCAGAGGCGTCGTTGGCGGCATCGCCGCCTATGGCAACAGCGTGGGCGTGCCCACCGTGGGGGGCGAGCTGGCCACGGATCCCGCCTACGCGGAGGCGCCGCTGGTCAACGTGGCCTGCCTGGGTCTGGTGCGCACCGTCGGGATCGTCCGCGGCCGGGCCGCCCCGCCGGGTGCGGTCCTCCTCTACGCCGGTGCTCCCACCGGGCGGGACGGGATCGGCGGGGCGGCGTTTGCCTCCGGCGTCCTGGACGCCGCCGCCGAGGTCCGGGACCGCTCCGCCGTCCAGATCGGGGACCCGTTTTCAGGTAAGTGCCTGATCGAGGCGACCCGGCAGGCGCTGGCCACCAGGCGCGTCCTGGGCCTGCAGGACATGGGGGCAGGGGGCCTCGCCTGCGCCGCCGGGGAGATGGCTGCCAGGGCGGGTACCGGAGTGGTCCTGGACCTGGATCGCGTGCCCCTGCGGGAGCCGAACCTGGCTGCGGCAGAGGTGCTGCTGTCGGAGTCGCAGGAGCGGATGCTGCTGGCGGCGCGGCCCGCCGACGCGCCATCGCTGGCGGCCATCTACCGTCGCTGGGGGCTGGAGGCGGAGGTGGTCGGCCATGTCACCGCGGACGGGTGGTTTCGGGCTCAAACCGGCGGGGTCACCGTGGCCGACCTGCCGGTGCGCCTGTTGACGGCGGCTCCGGAGCGGCACGTCGTCCCCACCCCGGCCGCGGTTCCGGCTCCGCCCCGGGTACGCACCGTGCGTCTGGAAGAGGCGCTGCTGGCCCTGCTGGCGGCACCGGAGGTGACCAGCGCGGCACCGATCTACGAGCAGTACGACCACATGGTCCAGGTGCGCACGGTCGTCCGTCCAGGCAGGGGGGCCGCGGTCCTGCGGCTTCCGGAACTGGCCCCGGAGGGCCTGGCGCTGACGGTAGACGGCTGCGGCCGCTGGTGCGCCGTCGACCCTTACGGAGGCGGGGCGGCTACGGTGATGGAGGCGGCGGCCAACCTGGCCTGCGCCGGGGCGGAGCCGCTGGCGGTGACAGATTGCCTGAACTTCGGCCGCCCGGAGGACCCGGAGGTGTTCTGGACCTTCGTCCAGGCTGTGGAGGGTATCGCTGCAGCCTGCCGGGCGCTGGGGGTGCCGGTGGTGGGGGGCAACGTCTCCTTCTACAACGAGGGTCCCTGTGGCCCGATCCTGCCTACCCCGGTAGTAGCCATGGTGGGCCGCGTGCCGGAGGTGGCCGCCCCGGCGCGCGTGGCCGAGGGGGACCTGCTCGTCCTGTTGGGGTCCGCCGCACCCGGCCTGGGGGGATCGCTCTACGCGCGGGCGCTGTGGGGCGCGCTGGCCCCGGGCTTCCCTCGCCCGGACCTTGACGCCTCCGCCCGGACCATCGCCTGCGTGCGCCAGGCGGTCCGCCGCCGCCTGGCCGTCTTCGCTCACGACGTCAGCGCCGGGGGACTGGCCGTGGCCCTTGCGGAGTGCTGCCTCATCCTTGGCAGGGGCGCCGAGGTTTCCCTGCCGGGCCCCGGCGACGCTGTGGACCTGTTCGGCGAGGGCGGGACGCGCGTGGTCTGCGCGCTGGCCCCGCCGCACCTGGAGCCGCTCCAGGCGCTGGCGGCCGCGTGCGACGTGCCCTTCCTCCGGCTCGGCCGTCTTGTCGGGAGCCGGCTGCGCCTGGCCGGACCGGGCGGCGCGCGGGTCGACCTCTCCCTGGCCCGCCTGCGGCGCGCCTGGGGGGCTCTGGCCCGGCTGCTGTGA